The Eriocheir sinensis breed Jianghai 21 chromosome 21, ASM2467909v1, whole genome shotgun sequence genome includes a region encoding these proteins:
- the LOC127001733 gene encoding transmembrane protein 41A-like, translating into MAGIQRKDYLRLLIVPVAFTSVSLLLWLLFISRPALKTGTSPDLHFPKSLQDLHALVSLTASYKQDHWYYVLLLFCSAYIYKQTFAIPGSALLNLLGGALFGCWPLGFPLCCVLTGIGASNCFLLSRLVGANIVKHKFTTKIKWLQEKVHENEHQLFLFLVSLRVFPMTPNWFLNVTAPYVDVPLPMFFLSVLIGLLPYNFLCVQAGDMLSDIQSMDDVFTPKRLLGLITLALVMFTLSYFARKSKTKRSE; encoded by the exons ATGGCAGGAATTCAGCGTAAAGACTACCTGCGGCTGCTGATTGTTCCTGTGGCCTTCACTAGCGTTTCACTCTTACTGTGGCTCCTCTTCATCAGTAGGCCAGCCCTCAAGACTGGTACTAGCCCT GATCTCCATTTTCCAAAATCACTTCAAGATTTACATGCACTAGTGAGTCTGACAGCCTCATACAAGCAGGACCACTGGTACTATGTGCTGTTGCTATTCTGCTCGGCATACATATACAAGCAGACCTTTGCCATACCAGGCTCAGCACTGCTG AATCTATTAGGTGGAGCTCTGTTTGGGTGTTGGCCATTGGGTTTTCCTCTGTGTTGTGTGCTCACTGGCATCGGGGCATCTAACTGCTTCCTGCTCTCACGTCTTGTAGGGGCAAATATAGTGAAGCACAAGTTCACAACCAAAATCAAATGGCTTCAAGAAAAG GTGCATGAGAATGAGCACCAGTTATTCCTCTTCCTGGTGAGTCTGCGTGTGTTCCCCATGACACCCAACTGGTTTCTCAACGTGACTGCTCCTTATGTTGATGTACCATTGCCGATGTTCTTCCTCTCCGTGCTCATTG GTTTGCTTCCGTACAACTTCCTTTGTGTTCAGGCTGGAGACATGCTGTCAGACATTCAGTCCATGGATGATGTGTTCACCCCCAAGAGGCTACTTGGCCTCATTACTCTTGCTCTTGTGATGTTTACGTTATCCTACTTTGCTcgtaaaagtaaaacaaaacgtAGTGAATAG